The nucleotide sequence AGTGGGGCAACAGTCTGGCTTTGCGAATTCCGAAGGCATTTGCAGAGGAGACGCAAGTGAAGCAAGGCTCAATCGTCGAACTCACTGTCGAGGAGGGTCGGCTGGTTGTCGTGCCAAAACGAAGGAAGCCCGTCACTCTGAAGAGACTGCTCTCCGGGGTAACCCGTCAGAACGTTCACGGCGAAACGGACTCCGGTGCACCGATTGGCCGGGAAGTTTGGTGATGGCAGCCAGGTACGTCCCCGATCGCGGCGACGTGGTGTGGATCGAGTTCAACCCGCAGGCTGGACACGAGCAAGCGGGGCGTCGGCCGGCCCTCGTCGTGTCG is from Candidatus Binatia bacterium and encodes:
- a CDS encoding AbrB/MazE/SpoVT family DNA-binding domain-containing protein, with translation MRAQVQKWGNSLALRIPKAFAEETQVKQGSIVELTVEEGRLVVVPKRRKPVTLKRLLSGVTRQNVHGETDSGAPIGREVW
- a CDS encoding type II toxin-antitoxin system PemK/MazF family toxin; its protein translation is MAARYVPDRGDVVWIEFNPQAGHEQAGRRPALVVS